In the Vicinamibacteria bacterium genome, CCTCATGGGGGGATCGATCGTGGGAGGAAACGCGAGCCCGGCGGCGGAGGCCAACATCTATAACGATCCCGAGGCGGCCAAGGTCGTCTTCGAGTCGGGGATCCCGATCGTAATGGTTGATCTGGGAGCGACGGACCAGGCCCGTCTCACGCGGAAAGACCTCGAGCGACTCCGGGCTGCGGACTCGCGCGTGGCCCTTTATGCCGCGGACATCGGCGATTTCTACATCGCCTTCTCCGAGAGCCTCGGTTTCATGGATGGGGCGGCCCTGCATGACCCTCTTGCGGTTGGTCTCGCCATCGACCTCTCGATCGCGACCGACCTCCGGCCGATGCATATCCAGGTGGAGACCAAGGGGAGCCTTACCTACGGGGAAACCGTCGCCAATCGCTACCTTCTCCTCGAAGCGATCGAGGACGTTGGAGACCACTACCGCATCACGTCGTTTCCGCGGGTCCAGCCGAACGCTCGAGTCCCGGTGACCGTCGACTCCGCGCGTTTCCGTGCTCTGTTTCTGGATCGGCTGACCCGA is a window encoding:
- a CDS encoding nucleoside hydrolase encodes the protein LMGGSIVGGNASPAAEANIYNDPEAAKVVFESGIPIVMVDLGATDQARLTRKDLERLRAADSRVALYAADIGDFYIAFSESLGFMDGAALHDPLAVGLAIDLSIATDLRPMHIQVETKGSLTYGETVANRYLLLEAIEDVGDHYRITSFPRVQPNARVPVTVDSARFRALFLDRLTR